The Arachis hypogaea cultivar Tifrunner chromosome 19, arahy.Tifrunner.gnm2.J5K5, whole genome shotgun sequence genome has a window encoding:
- the LOC112779930 gene encoding low affinity inorganic phosphate transporter 1-like — translation MAKEQLQVLNALDVAKTQWYHFTAIVIAGMGFFTDAYDLFCISLVTKLLGRLYYYDGSSNPGSLPSNVSSAINGVAFCGTLAGQLFFGWLGDKMGRKRVYGMTLMLMVICSLASGLSFGKEPKSVMVTLCFFRFWLGFGIGGDYPLSATIMSEYANKKTRGAFIAAVFAMQGFGILAGGMVAIIVSSIFKGLHPAPAFEFDHVGSTVPEADYVWRIILMFGALPALATYYWRMKMPETARYTALVAKNAKQAASDMSKVLEVEIEAEQEKIEQQETGGGNDFGLFSREFVKRHGLHLVGTATTWFLLDIAYYSQNLFQKDIFSAIGWIPPAKTMSAIEEVYKIARAQTLIALCSTVPGYWFTVALIDRVGRFSIQLTGFFFMTVFMFALAIPYHHWTLKGNQIGFVVMYSLTFFFANFGPNATTFVVPAEIFPARLRSTCHGISAAAGKAGAMVGAFGFVYAEKGIGIRNTLIIMGVVNVCGFFFTFLVPESKGKSLEEMSGEVEDQQAVDNVV, via the exons ATGGCTAAGGAACAATTGCAGGTGCTGAATGCACTGGATGTTGCAAAGACACAATGGTACCACTTCACGGCTATTGTGATCGCTGGGATGGGTTTTTTCACCGATGCCTATGACCTCTTTTGCATCTCCCTCGTCACCAAACTCCTTGGCCGCTTGTACTACTACGATGGCTCCAGCAATCCCGGTTCTCTTCCGTCTAACGTCTCCTCTGCCATCAATGGCGTTGCATTCTGCGGCACTCTCGCCGGTCAACTATTCTTCGGTTGGCTGGGCGACAAGATGGGAAGGAAGCGTGTCTACGGAATGACACTCATGCTCATGGTTATTTGTTCCCTTGCCTCTGGACTCTCCTTTGGAAAAGAGCCTAAATCTGTTATGGTCACTCTTTGCTTCTTTAG GTTCTGGCTTGGGTTTGGGATCGGCGGCGACTATCCTCTCTCTGCAACCATTATGTCTGAGTACGCCAACAAGAAGACACGTGGAGCATTCATCGCGGCAGTCTTTGCCATGCAGGGATTTGGAATCCTTGCAGGTGGCATGGTTGCGATCATAGTTTCGTCCATTTTCAAGGGACTGCACCCTGCTCCGGCCTTTGAGTTCGACCACGTGGGGTCCACCGTGCCAGAAGCCGATTATGTTTGGAGGATAATCTTGATGTTTGGCGCGCTTCCCGCTCTTGCGACGTACTATTGGAGGATGAAGATGCCGGAGACAGCAAGGTATACGGCCTTGGTGGCGAAGAACGCAAAGCAAGCAGCTTCGGACATGTCCAAGGTTCTTGAGGTTGAGATTGAAGCAGAGCAAGAGAAGATTGAGCAGCAAGAAACAGGAGGAGGCAACGATTTTGGATTGTTCTCGAGAGAGTTTGTTAAGCGGCATGGGCTTCACCTTGTTGGAACCGCCACAACTTGGTTCCTTTTGGATATTGCTTACTACAGCCAGAATCTGTTCCAGAAAGATATCTTCAGTGCCATCGGTTGGATCCCACCCGCGAAGACAATGAGCGCAATTGAAGAGGTTTACAAGATTGCGAGAGCACAGACTTTGATTGCACTGTGCAGCACTGTTCCCGGTTACTGGTTCACGGTGGCACTCATTGATAGGGTGGGGAGGTTTTCCATTCAGTTGACGGGGTTCTTCTTCATGACAGTTTTCATGTTTGCATTGGCAATACCTTATCATCATTGGACCTTGAAGGGAAACCAGATTGGCTTTGTTGTGATGTATTCATTGACGTTCTTCTTCGCCAACTTTGGACCCAATGCCACCACTTTTGTGGTCCCTGCTGAGATCTTCCCTGCTAGGCTTAGATCAACATGTCATGGCATCTCAGCAGCTGCAGGCAAAGCTGGAGCTATGGTTGGTGCTTTTGGATTTGTTTACGCTGAGAAAGGAATTGGCATCAGGAACACCCTTATAATCATGGGTGTGGTTAACGTCTGTGGCTTCTTCTTCACATTCTTGGTTCCTGAATCCAAAGGAAAATCACTAGAAGAAATGTCTGGTGAGGTTGAGGACCAACAAGCTGTGGATAATGTTGTTTAA